In one Rhodohalobacter sp. 614A genomic region, the following are encoded:
- a CDS encoding NAD(P)-dependent alcohol dehydrogenase has product MKAIVCTKYGGPEVLQLKEVEKPIPKENELLVRVHSASVTRADGMMRKGEPLYGRIFLGFTKPKHPIPGTGFAGVVEAVGSEVKHFKTGEKVFGELGVNFGGNAEYVCIAEDDLVMNIPPDMGFEEAAPICDGALTGMNFLKNIGKIKKGQRVLVNGASGGLGTSGIQLAKVFGAEVTGVCSTSNVEFVKELGADHVIDYKKEDFTKYGEEWDIIYDTIGKSSFSSCKGVLSENGAYICPVLGMPLLFQMMRTSLAGKKKAKFSATGLMPVPELKKMLKELIVLFKEGKVKTMIDRRYSLEETADAHRYIDKGHKKGNAVINIHS; this is encoded by the coding sequence TTGAAAGCGATCGTATGCACGAAATATGGAGGCCCGGAGGTCTTACAATTAAAGGAAGTAGAGAAACCCATTCCCAAAGAGAACGAGCTTCTTGTCAGGGTTCACTCAGCAAGTGTTACCAGGGCAGACGGGATGATGAGAAAGGGCGAACCATTATACGGACGAATTTTTCTGGGATTCACCAAACCTAAGCATCCAATTCCGGGAACGGGGTTTGCAGGAGTCGTTGAAGCCGTTGGATCTGAAGTCAAACATTTCAAAACAGGGGAGAAGGTTTTTGGAGAATTGGGGGTAAACTTTGGAGGGAATGCCGAGTATGTTTGTATCGCGGAAGACGATTTGGTGATGAATATTCCACCGGATATGGGGTTTGAGGAAGCCGCCCCGATCTGCGACGGAGCTCTTACCGGAATGAACTTTTTGAAGAACATCGGCAAGATTAAAAAAGGACAGCGGGTTCTCGTTAATGGAGCATCCGGTGGATTGGGCACTTCAGGTATACAGCTCGCAAAAGTATTTGGTGCGGAGGTAACGGGAGTCTGCAGTACATCAAATGTGGAGTTTGTAAAAGAGCTCGGTGCCGATCATGTGATTGATTATAAAAAGGAAGATTTTACTAAATACGGTGAGGAGTGGGACATTATTTACGATACCATCGGTAAAAGTTCATTCTCAAGCTGTAAAGGTGTTCTTTCTGAGAATGGAGCCTATATTTGCCCCGTGCTTGGAATGCCATTATTATTCCAGATGATGAGGACATCTTTGGCTGGCAAGAAGAAAGCCAAATTTTCAGCTACCGGTTTGATGCCTGTTCCCGAATTGAAAAAAATGCTGAAAGAACTGATCGTGCTTTTTAAAGAGGGGAAAGTAAAAACAATGATTGACCGCCGATACTCCCTGGAAGAGACAGCCGATGCTCATCGATATATCGACAAAGGGCACAAAAAAGGCAATGCGGTTATCAACATCCATTCATAA
- a CDS encoding polysaccharide deacetylase family protein: MKWKDGKRAAASLTYDDSTINQFRVALPIMNQLNLPGTFYVITGAIPGSQYEPTFVGRPVDEIIAETADIPTNKENLFERASAIRFLGLDGTYQYHNRAGQAMESGNLEEAISAIDEGYQRVRNGEFVPDTTYDEELYDVLAIEDMNVDLITWDELQEVANQGHEIGSHTILHPYLAVLDSANIHHELVKSREDILNHLGPEHTFSAEGPFGTENERVMEYAYELYPALRNRMPHSWLDELNRSSDEDPTQSQNEYVQWQRGTLSDTPMETMKSWVDTSLEKDNIWLVLVIHGVEGIGWEPLTESELTEYFGYMADKTDDLWVATFKDVTQYIRERMNADVETNYDNDRISVNLTHSLDPHLYNHPLTLKTYIPTEWSSISVRQGDAMNEAEVMKDDTGTYVLYDAVPNAETIELSPENVD, translated from the coding sequence ATGAAATGGAAAGACGGAAAGCGGGCGGCTGCTTCCCTCACTTATGATGACAGTACCATCAACCAATTCCGTGTTGCTCTTCCCATCATGAACCAACTGAATCTGCCTGGCACATTTTATGTGATTACGGGAGCTATTCCCGGATCGCAATATGAACCAACATTTGTAGGGCGACCGGTAGATGAAATTATTGCCGAAACAGCCGACATTCCAACAAATAAAGAGAACCTGTTTGAACGCGCCTCGGCGATTCGCTTTTTAGGATTAGACGGCACCTATCAATATCACAACCGGGCCGGACAAGCTATGGAATCAGGCAATCTCGAAGAGGCCATCAGTGCTATTGATGAGGGCTACCAACGGGTTAGAAATGGCGAGTTTGTCCCGGATACAACATACGATGAGGAATTATATGACGTCCTGGCCATTGAGGATATGAATGTGGATCTCATCACGTGGGATGAGCTTCAGGAAGTCGCAAACCAAGGACATGAAATTGGCAGCCACACGATTTTGCATCCCTACCTTGCCGTATTGGATTCGGCCAATATCCATCATGAACTGGTGAAAAGCCGGGAAGATATTTTGAACCATCTTGGTCCGGAGCATACGTTTTCTGCCGAGGGCCCTTTTGGCACTGAAAATGAACGTGTGATGGAATACGCTTATGAATTGTATCCTGCTTTGAGGAACCGAATGCCGCATTCATGGCTGGATGAGTTGAACCGCTCGAGCGATGAAGATCCAACTCAATCACAAAATGAATACGTTCAGTGGCAAAGAGGTACACTTTCTGATACGCCCATGGAGACAATGAAATCATGGGTGGATACCTCTCTTGAAAAAGATAATATCTGGCTTGTTCTTGTAATCCACGGTGTGGAAGGCATTGGATGGGAGCCGCTTACAGAATCAGAACTAACAGAATATTTTGGATATATGGCCGATAAAACTGATGACCTTTGGGTCGCCACGTTTAAAGATGTCACTCAATATATCCGCGAACGAATGAACGCAGATGTTGAAACCAACTATGATAATGACCGCATTTCGGTTAATCTGACTCATTCCCTTGACCCGCACTTATACAATCACCCCCTCACCCTCAAAACCTATATTCCTACAGAGTGGAGTTCAATCTCCGTAAGACAAGGGGATGCTATGAATGAAGCAGAAGTGATGAAAGATGATACCGGAACCTACGTATTGTATGATGCGGTGCCAAACGCAGAAACCATTGAACTTTCGCCGGAGAATGTAGATTAA
- a CDS encoding siderophore-interacting protein: MPRMPKWMADASEKFFGKYVHPVKVTGITFLHKDLKKVRFEGDLSDTDFTPGNVIEFRVNDRDFRHYTPSFYHSEEGVCEVVFFLHGKGPGSLWAENLKEGDTVKLLGPGGKLNYNKSSSTHFLFGDEASLGMAMCLQKTAELYGQQLRILLEMESHHEIWINLIGGKHVYVEQSVQYPAQYAIESLKKTDFELWSSDHPTAIYLTGRAKSIQQLRRFLLSKGVSKKQIQTEPYWADGKRGL; encoded by the coding sequence ATGCCCAGAATGCCCAAATGGATGGCGGATGCCTCTGAAAAGTTTTTTGGCAAATATGTTCATCCTGTCAAAGTAACGGGTATAACATTTTTGCATAAAGATCTAAAGAAAGTTCGTTTTGAAGGAGATCTGTCTGATACGGACTTTACACCCGGAAATGTCATTGAATTCAGAGTTAATGATAGAGATTTCAGGCATTATACCCCTTCCTTCTATCATTCTGAAGAAGGAGTCTGTGAGGTTGTTTTTTTCCTTCATGGAAAGGGACCGGGAAGCTTGTGGGCAGAAAATCTTAAAGAAGGAGATACGGTTAAGTTGCTGGGACCGGGCGGAAAACTAAATTATAATAAATCCAGTTCAACACATTTTCTGTTTGGCGATGAAGCCTCTTTGGGGATGGCCATGTGTTTACAAAAAACTGCCGAATTATACGGTCAACAATTAAGGATTCTTCTTGAGATGGAATCCCATCATGAAATCTGGATTAATTTGATAGGCGGTAAACATGTGTATGTAGAGCAATCTGTTCAATATCCTGCACAATATGCTATTGAATCCCTTAAGAAAACTGATTTTGAATTATGGAGCTCAGATCATCCCACGGCTATTTACTTAACCGGAAGAGCAAAATCGATACAACAGCTACGTCGGTTTTTATTATCAAAAGGAGTAAGTAAAAAACAAATTCAAACCGAACCTTATTGGGCAGACGGGAAAAGAGGGCTTTGA
- a CDS encoding ABC transporter permease/M1 family aminopeptidase — MIRTILPFEFTYRFSKPITYIFLLMLVFQGVWYTIGTYNFYINDATLMNASGIFYQNLSGTGMLLCIVIAIITGTALFKDIEYKSAGIIYTLPIHEKKYFLAKFNAAFLINVVICMGYPLGMILLPYLGVAPAEQFGPTPWGPLVHGFLIFTIPNILLLTTICIAGVVFFRNMTAGYVGVFMIMVCFLIAESTRENTTYKTLIYLLDPMGYTITSDTVQSMSLSAKNYSYFPLLPLMIANRLLWIGISALLGYLSYRKFRFKSFITAASEKVKKDKSVKTSIQNQDGKIQHRISTIPIPQINFSGVENIKKLFRLAWLELKNVIRPAGFKLIIGITALMFFLYNLIWNAEYYISSNTLPITSLMTFTRLPNGVFILILLTIWAGELLFKEKTVSIWQITDSLPVPTWVTYFSKFFAMAGVAFLMATTLFVCGVLAQAVQGFFDIDWLLYIEDIYGFKMGWMTYIFMIALAFFLAGLTGSRFATHILGVAILLFLLISEDLGLIEQIRYYFPFVPGSADYSEMNGYGIFGVAANYYALMWGLLVSAMLLTGAWWWSRGAEKSFLKRMDIRNPQLSISGKVAIPILLIGFVFLQSFIVENVNETGNFQIEDQEEMESAEYEKRYKYLESAPQPTITGLDVSVDIFPQERKANYRFTMRLLNPTQTSIDTLHISLKDFVSIYSFSSQGEALQNISSDERHQQYAYLLPSSLAPNEEMEIEGELSLHYVGFSQGDPQSALTFNGSLMGRDILPVIGYNSEKELTENRTRKEYQLSELSSRMASIEDSLSLRQDVYSADANWHKATIQVSTSSAQTAFAPGILQEQWNENGRNYYRFEMNQPSPMQWYIGSATYQKYEADISNTDLTILHDPRHTYNVESIEDAVQQGITFIEDHLDSYPYSTLTVVEVPFYEEDDFYAYSNIITISEKQGWTADGSKQEDLADIYYNIVRELAKQWVFQNIKIADVRGADMLRVALPEAVALQFIKETFGEQVLGDYIRRKEDRYKKDRGGEPNFEPALVDADGTDYLEENKGALAMYNLIKQIGEEEFYTMLTDWTGSVNSEQQNAVFKDFYVGLKSVLSSEEQERVTAIFETVE; from the coding sequence ATGATCAGAACGATCCTTCCCTTTGAATTTACGTACAGATTTTCGAAACCTATCACCTATATTTTTCTATTGATGTTGGTTTTTCAGGGCGTCTGGTACACCATTGGTACCTACAATTTTTACATCAATGACGCCACGTTGATGAATGCTTCGGGCATCTTTTATCAGAACCTGTCAGGTACAGGGATGTTATTATGTATCGTTATTGCAATTATCACCGGAACGGCACTCTTCAAAGATATTGAATACAAATCCGCTGGAATTATTTATACCCTTCCTATCCATGAGAAAAAATATTTTCTGGCAAAATTCAACGCTGCTTTTCTTATCAATGTTGTGATATGTATGGGCTATCCGCTTGGGATGATTCTTTTGCCTTATCTTGGTGTGGCGCCGGCCGAACAGTTTGGGCCTACACCCTGGGGACCGTTAGTTCATGGATTTTTGATATTCACCATTCCCAATATTTTACTGCTAACCACAATCTGTATTGCGGGAGTTGTGTTCTTCAGAAATATGACGGCCGGTTATGTAGGTGTTTTTATGATCATGGTTTGCTTTTTGATTGCTGAAAGCACAAGAGAAAATACAACCTACAAAACGCTGATCTATTTATTGGATCCTATGGGATATACAATTACGAGTGATACGGTTCAGAGCATGTCACTTTCTGCAAAGAATTACAGCTATTTCCCCTTACTTCCACTTATGATTGCGAACCGGTTGTTATGGATAGGAATAAGCGCCCTTCTTGGATATCTCTCATACAGAAAATTCCGGTTCAAAAGCTTTATAACGGCAGCGTCTGAAAAAGTAAAAAAAGATAAGTCCGTCAAAACGTCGATACAAAATCAAGATGGTAAGATTCAGCACAGGATAAGTACGATCCCTATACCTCAGATTAATTTCAGCGGAGTAGAAAATATAAAAAAACTATTTCGTCTGGCATGGCTTGAATTAAAAAACGTGATTCGCCCGGCAGGGTTTAAATTGATTATTGGAATTACAGCTCTCATGTTCTTCCTCTACAATTTGATCTGGAATGCAGAATATTACATCAGTTCCAATACGCTTCCTATTACATCTTTGATGACATTTACCCGGCTCCCAAATGGTGTTTTTATTTTAATTTTGTTGACAATTTGGGCGGGAGAATTACTCTTTAAAGAGAAAACGGTAAGTATCTGGCAGATCACAGATTCATTACCTGTCCCGACTTGGGTGACCTATTTTTCGAAATTTTTTGCGATGGCCGGCGTCGCATTTTTAATGGCTACAACTTTGTTTGTGTGTGGCGTTCTTGCTCAGGCTGTTCAGGGTTTTTTTGATATCGATTGGCTTCTTTATATAGAAGATATATACGGCTTTAAAATGGGCTGGATGACCTACATTTTTATGATTGCACTCGCTTTCTTTTTAGCGGGACTTACCGGCAGTCGTTTTGCGACCCATATTTTGGGAGTCGCTATTCTCCTGTTTCTTCTTATTTCAGAAGATTTGGGACTCATTGAACAGATTCGGTACTATTTTCCATTTGTGCCGGGTTCAGCCGATTATTCAGAAATGAACGGATACGGCATTTTTGGGGTGGCAGCAAACTATTATGCTTTGATGTGGGGCTTGTTGGTTTCAGCGATGCTACTGACCGGTGCCTGGTGGTGGAGCCGCGGTGCCGAAAAAAGTTTCCTGAAACGAATGGACATTCGTAATCCCCAGCTTTCCATTTCTGGAAAAGTAGCAATCCCCATTTTGCTGATTGGCTTTGTGTTTTTGCAGAGTTTTATTGTGGAGAACGTGAATGAAACAGGCAACTTTCAAATCGAGGACCAGGAAGAGATGGAATCTGCTGAGTATGAAAAGCGGTATAAATATCTGGAATCGGCACCGCAGCCAACCATCACCGGACTGGATGTATCGGTTGATATTTTTCCACAGGAGAGAAAGGCCAATTATCGTTTTACGATGCGTCTTCTAAATCCGACGCAAACTTCGATTGATACATTGCATATAAGCCTAAAAGATTTTGTATCTATATATTCATTTTCTTCACAAGGAGAAGCATTACAAAACATTTCTTCTGATGAACGTCATCAGCAGTACGCATATCTGCTTCCGTCTTCTCTGGCACCAAATGAAGAGATGGAAATAGAAGGGGAGTTGAGCCTCCATTATGTTGGTTTCAGCCAAGGTGATCCGCAGTCTGCTTTAACGTTTAACGGTTCTCTGATGGGCAGAGATATCCTTCCGGTGATTGGATACAATTCAGAAAAAGAGCTGACTGAAAATAGAACGAGAAAAGAATATCAACTTTCTGAGTTGTCGTCCCGCATGGCTTCGATTGAAGATTCGTTATCTCTTCGGCAAGATGTTTATTCGGCAGATGCCAATTGGCATAAAGCAACGATTCAAGTAAGTACATCATCTGCTCAAACCGCATTTGCTCCCGGAATTCTTCAGGAGCAGTGGAATGAGAACGGGCGAAATTACTATCGGTTTGAGATGAATCAGCCATCGCCTATGCAATGGTATATCGGCTCGGCAACGTATCAAAAATATGAAGCAGATATTTCAAATACTGATCTGACGATATTGCACGATCCTCGGCATACTTACAATGTAGAATCGATTGAAGACGCTGTTCAACAAGGAATTACATTTATTGAAGATCATTTGGATTCATACCCATATTCTACACTGACGGTTGTGGAAGTTCCTTTTTATGAGGAAGATGATTTTTATGCCTATTCCAATATCATCACAATTTCAGAAAAACAGGGATGGACAGCTGATGGCAGTAAACAGGAAGATCTGGCTGATATCTACTACAATATTGTTCGAGAACTTGCAAAGCAATGGGTGTTCCAAAACATAAAAATTGCTGATGTCCGTGGGGCGGATATGCTGCGTGTGGCTCTGCCCGAGGCCGTTGCTCTTCAATTTATAAAAGAAACATTTGGCGAGCAGGTATTGGGCGATTATATCCGGCGTAAGGAAGATCGCTACAAAAAAGACCGAGGTGGTGAACCCAATTTTGAACCTGCTTTAGTTGATGCTGATGGGACTGATTATCTGGAAGAAAATAAGGGAGCACTGGCCATGTACAACCTTATTAAACAAATCGGTGAAGAAGAATTCTATACAATGCTGACGGACTGGACAGGTTCGGTTAATTCCGAGCAACAAAATGCAGTGTTCAAGGATTTTTATGTAGGGTTAAAATCAGTGTTAAGCTCTGAAGAGCAGGAAAGGGTAACAGCTATATTTGAAACGGTAGAGTGA
- a CDS encoding ABC transporter ATP-binding protein: MQLTISNLSKTYPNGVQALKNVSLTIGKGMFGLLGQNGAGKSTLMRTIATLQEADTGHISFGDIDVFNQPGELRKMLGYLPQEFGVYPSVTAEELLTHIADMKGIVAKGERRDMVDSLLEKVNLWDVRKKKLKGYSGGMKQRFGIAQALLGDPKLIIVDEPTAGLDPLERNRFYNLLSEIGENTVVILSTHIVEDVSTLCNYMAIIGKGEVLLTGQPEEIQNSLRGKLWEKQIKKENLEIHEQEYAVISSHFHLGRLIITVISDEEPGNGFRQKTPSLEDAYFNILFTQNQPVLS, from the coding sequence ATGCAACTTACTATAAGTAACCTTTCTAAAACCTATCCCAATGGGGTACAGGCATTAAAGAATGTATCTCTTACAATTGGGAAAGGTATGTTTGGCCTTTTGGGACAGAATGGGGCAGGCAAATCCACACTGATGCGTACCATTGCAACTCTGCAGGAAGCAGATACTGGGCATATATCATTTGGTGATATTGATGTTTTTAATCAACCGGGAGAGCTTCGAAAAATGCTGGGATACCTTCCGCAGGAATTTGGGGTTTATCCCAGTGTTACCGCTGAAGAATTACTGACTCATATTGCGGATATGAAAGGGATTGTGGCAAAAGGAGAACGCAGGGACATGGTAGATTCTCTTCTCGAAAAAGTAAATCTCTGGGATGTTCGAAAGAAAAAACTCAAAGGATATTCTGGTGGTATGAAACAGCGGTTTGGAATTGCTCAGGCTCTGCTGGGTGATCCCAAACTGATTATTGTAGACGAACCTACTGCCGGTTTGGATCCGCTGGAAAGAAACCGTTTTTACAATCTTCTTTCAGAAATTGGAGAGAACACTGTGGTTATTCTTTCAACTCATATTGTTGAAGATGTTTCAACTCTTTGTAATTACATGGCTATCATCGGGAAAGGAGAAGTTTTACTTACCGGTCAGCCTGAAGAGATTCAGAATTCACTCCGTGGAAAACTTTGGGAGAAACAGATCAAAAAAGAAAATCTGGAAATCCACGAACAAGAATATGCTGTTATTTCCTCTCACTTTCATCTTGGAAGATTAATCATCACGGTAATTTCTGATGAGGAACCAGGCAATGGTTTCCGGCAGAAAACACCTTCACTGGAAGATGCTTATTTCAATATTCTGTTCACTCAAAATCAGCCTGTATTATCATGA
- a CDS encoding MauE/DoxX family redox-associated membrane protein, whose amino-acid sequence MKVVIYIIRFLLALLFIYSGIEKLFLPYHSEVFQANMPHSGEAFFEFYDLLQKTGYLSFVGVCQLLCGGLLVFKKTYLLGAVMLFPLMLCLVMTHVFFSKNVGYMVFDSTLLSLNLVIILHHFRLLQATFLRPAKTVL is encoded by the coding sequence ATGAAGGTGGTTATCTATATCATTCGATTTCTGTTGGCATTGTTATTTATCTACTCGGGGATAGAAAAATTATTTTTACCCTATCATTCGGAGGTGTTTCAAGCCAATATGCCCCACTCTGGTGAAGCTTTTTTTGAATTCTATGATTTACTTCAGAAAACGGGATATCTCAGTTTTGTTGGGGTTTGCCAACTTCTTTGCGGGGGACTCCTGGTCTTTAAAAAAACATATCTGCTGGGGGCGGTGATGCTGTTTCCGCTCATGTTGTGCCTGGTAATGACACATGTATTCTTTTCAAAAAATGTAGGATACATGGTTTTTGACAGCACCTTGTTAAGCCTGAATTTGGTGATTATTCTTCACCATTTTCGGCTTCTTCAGGCTACTTTTTTGAGGCCGGCCAAAACAGTGTTATAA
- a CDS encoding TonB-dependent receptor translates to MFKHLLIFTFLIISTSVGFAQTSITGEVTDSSGKPLPGVSIQVLNSTIGAVTNSQGSYELLHVPAGNQKIRASFIGFAAQTKEIDIDADSRKVNFRLSENVLELQELVVTAQKREEELQKVPIAVASIGEQRAEDLQISNLNEIGRISPNFMTYDDGVGIFSMVASRGIFTIDEKPTVGVYVDDVPLFSTYSFPAALTNIERIEVLRGPQGTLYGRNTLAGVINIVTKKPTNTAGGYIKAGYGSLNQFNVNAGTHLPLVDDKLFALIGGGFTTRDGYVENAAIPDSEDLLSHERINGNMKLSWLPSNKWNVTLSSGLEFRDMKGFALAGTPGATNAQLDSIKTNHPYEVNYSHVGNHKVLLSNNSLKVGYYGNKVSLTSITSFQRTKDTDEEEEYDFTPLNISYADVDSKKYTLSEELRLRPSQSNPAFDWLAGVFVYHFNEDLYQVYTSGPDNAMYYEDPETQAQFPYNSIEDNLTTDNGVSFFGNVDYNLTEKLSLIAGLRYEISKQESEVQNYYRKDGAPYTYPPLGVMPGEFEKSASYDALSPKFGLSYEANDQLLIYGNVAKGYRPGGINTWTSDEDKAVFDEEVSWNYEAGLKSTLLSNRLKLNLTGFYIDYQDQQLFTIIDMTTFNYGRENIGTSISYGLEMESEWILSKSLNALVNLGYLDTDVTEYTVINSLGETVDYSGNEQGYSPHWNGGLGLIFNKNLNDVHFNASLDYQFQTEMYFSAENNYSQDGYGILNGQISAQLENYKLSLWGKNLTDEVYFSYAYAISGYGGLGNYGLPATFGATLTAEF, encoded by the coding sequence ATGTTCAAACATCTATTAATATTTACTTTTTTAATTATATCTACATCTGTTGGTTTTGCTCAAACATCGATTACCGGAGAGGTGACAGATTCTTCAGGTAAACCACTTCCCGGCGTTAGTATTCAGGTATTAAATTCGACGATTGGAGCCGTCACAAATAGCCAGGGGAGCTATGAATTGTTGCATGTTCCTGCGGGCAACCAAAAAATTCGGGCAAGTTTTATTGGCTTTGCAGCTCAAACAAAAGAGATTGATATCGACGCGGATTCCCGGAAAGTAAACTTTCGTCTCAGCGAAAATGTGCTGGAGTTACAGGAACTGGTTGTTACGGCTCAAAAAAGGGAAGAAGAATTACAGAAAGTACCGATCGCAGTTGCTTCCATCGGTGAGCAGCGAGCTGAAGATCTTCAAATATCAAATCTGAATGAAATCGGCAGAATTTCTCCCAACTTTATGACGTATGACGATGGCGTCGGGATTTTTTCGATGGTGGCCAGCAGAGGGATTTTTACAATCGATGAAAAACCGACAGTGGGTGTGTATGTGGATGATGTCCCGCTATTTAGCACCTATTCGTTTCCGGCAGCTTTGACGAATATTGAACGAATTGAAGTATTAAGAGGTCCGCAGGGAACACTATACGGCAGAAATACATTGGCCGGCGTGATCAATATTGTAACTAAAAAACCGACGAATACTGCCGGAGGATATATAAAGGCAGGATATGGAAGTTTGAATCAGTTTAATGTAAATGCCGGTACACACCTTCCGTTAGTTGATGATAAACTCTTTGCATTAATTGGCGGTGGATTCACCACGAGAGACGGCTATGTTGAGAATGCGGCCATTCCAGATAGTGAGGATCTTTTATCTCATGAGAGAATAAACGGGAATATGAAACTTTCCTGGCTTCCTTCCAATAAGTGGAATGTTACACTTTCATCGGGTTTGGAGTTTCGGGATATGAAAGGATTTGCATTAGCCGGGACGCCGGGTGCCACCAATGCACAACTGGATTCAATAAAAACAAATCACCCGTATGAAGTAAATTATAGCCACGTCGGGAATCATAAGGTTCTGTTATCGAATAATTCGTTGAAAGTTGGATATTACGGAAACAAGGTTTCATTAACATCTATCACATCGTTCCAGCGAACCAAGGATACGGATGAAGAGGAGGAATATGACTTCACTCCTTTAAATATCTCCTACGCAGATGTAGATTCTAAAAAGTACACGCTTTCTGAAGAACTTCGGCTGCGTCCCTCTCAAAGCAATCCTGCGTTCGATTGGCTTGCCGGGGTTTTTGTCTATCATTTTAATGAAGATCTCTACCAGGTATATACGTCGGGACCCGATAATGCCATGTATTATGAAGATCCCGAAACCCAGGCCCAGTTTCCATACAACAGTATTGAAGACAACCTGACGACCGACAACGGCGTTTCATTTTTCGGTAACGTGGATTACAATCTTACGGAGAAGTTAAGCCTCATCGCCGGTCTTCGGTATGAGATATCCAAACAGGAGAGTGAGGTTCAAAATTATTATCGAAAAGACGGAGCCCCCTATACCTATCCGCCATTAGGTGTTATGCCCGGGGAGTTTGAGAAATCAGCTTCTTATGATGCGCTCTCGCCAAAGTTTGGATTATCGTATGAAGCAAATGATCAGCTGTTGATCTATGGAAATGTAGCAAAAGGCTACAGACCTGGCGGGATTAATACGTGGACCTCGGATGAAGATAAAGCCGTATTTGATGAAGAAGTAAGTTGGAATTATGAAGCGGGATTGAAATCAACTCTTTTAAGCAACAGGTTAAAATTGAATCTGACGGGTTTCTACATCGATTATCAGGATCAGCAGCTTTTTACCATTATTGATATGACCACTTTTAATTATGGTCGGGAAAATATAGGAACCAGTATCAGTTATGGATTGGAAATGGAATCTGAGTGGATTCTGTCGAAGTCATTGAATGCTCTTGTGAATCTCGGTTATCTGGATACAGATGTGACGGAGTATACGGTCATAAACAGCCTGGGAGAGACGGTGGATTACAGCGGAAATGAACAAGGCTACTCACCACACTGGAATGGGGGACTGGGACTCATTTTTAATAAAAATTTGAATGATGTGCATTTCAATGCATCCCTGGATTATCAATTCCAGACAGAAATGTATTTTAGTGCAGAAAACAATTATTCACAAGATGGCTACGGCATTTTAAATGGACAAATTTCTGCACAGTTGGAAAATTATAAACTCTCACTTTGGGGTAAAAATCTGACGGATGAAGTGTACTTCAGTTACGCCTATGCTATATCAGGATATGGAGGTTTAGGAAACTACGGCCTTCCTGCTACATTCGGCGCTACATTAACAGCAGAATTTTAA